A region of the Cucurbita pepo subsp. pepo cultivar mu-cu-16 chromosome LG14, ASM280686v2, whole genome shotgun sequence genome:
atttgaatagttCATCCAATTTACTGCctcttgaatttgaagttttgCTTGAGATACACATGGTGTCTTTGCTTATTTGATAACATAATCTTGTTATCAACTTCAAATTCGCAGGAGAGACTGGAAGACATTGAAAAGGATCAGTGTGAATATACTTTGGATGATGATGACAAAAGGATTCAGGATGTAATTCTTAACCCGGAACCTTCGAAAGAAGAAGCAATGGTGTTGAAGAAaactctttcttgttcttatccAAACTTGCCGTTTAACAAGGCACTACAAAAAGAAAGCGAAAAGCTTCAGGTAGAACTACAACGGTCTCAAGCTAATCTGAATGTGGGTGAATGTGAGGTTATCCAACGTTTGATAGATGTCACTGAGTCTGTAGCTGCAACTTCTCTTCCTGAGAAGAATTCACCTGAAAAATCCCATAAAGTAGTGGAAAATACGTATGTAGATGACAACAATGGACCTTCATCTGATGGAAGTTTCTATAAGAATACTGATGCTCGGACAACCTCAAGGTCTGCTATTTTCCGTTTTCAGCTTTTCAGTAACAAGGTTCTAAATCACAATCATGTAACTAATGATCTTCACGGAGTTACTCCTgcagttttaaaacaaaaaagcgAAGATACTAAATTATTGAGTGTTCTATAAAATTTCCATATCACAAATAAATTTCTCTATCATATAATGTACAACCACTTCTGTAGGCATGTCATGAATTATCAAACTACATGGCTCATCGAGCTTGATATTgctgtttttttatttgttgcaGAAAGAGTTCTGTTTCATCAGGACGTGATCTGCTCTCAACTAGAGGTTCTGATCGGTATGGTGAATGGCACACTGACTTACTCGATTGTTGTTCAGAGCCTTCTCTGTGTATGTTATCCTCCTcacttctaatttttaaagGTTCATTGATAATGGGTTCTAAAGGAAAGGGGCTGGTTCATTGGTTATAATTCATACATATTCAGTTGGTATTATGGATGACCGAATTGATGAATTTAACATCGAAAGGTTCAAGAGCTCGAATACATTTGACTGATGGTGCTTGAAAAATCTGTTCTCTTTAATCGCAATGTTTCAGTGCAAGTCACATTACTCATTTGTTTTCAGGTCTCAAGACTTTTTTCTACCCTTGTGGGACATTTTCAAGGATTGCTACTGTTGCAACTAATAGGGATACATGTAAGTTAACTTTGTGTCATCAGATTTTCATAAGCAATTAGAGGTGGAACAAAATGTTCTACTCAAATTTATATTCACAAGTATTACTTATTGTTtctgcctttacctgaaatgttttatttgaatGAACCACCAGCACCAGCAGAAGCATGTAATGATTTGATGGCATATACATTGATACTATCGTGCTGTTGCTATACTTGCTGTGTTAGAAGAAAGCTTCGCAAGATGCTAAACATCACGGTAGTTCCCTTTTCTGCCTGATTAATTAATCTTCTATTACATTGACAGTTTAGTTGCAGAT
Encoded here:
- the LOC111810262 gene encoding cell number regulator 13-like; translated protein: MSSWETLGDIANVAQLTGLDAVRLISMIVKSASTARMHKKNCRQFAQHLKLIGNLLEQLKITELKRYPETREPLEQLEDALRRSYILVNSCQDRSFLYLLAMGWNIVYQFRKAQNEIDRYLRLVPLITLVDNARVRERLEDIEKDQCEYTLDDDDKRIQDVILNPEPSKEEAMVLKKTLSCSYPNLPFNKALQKESEKLQVELQRSQANLNVGECEVIQRLIDVTESVAATSLPEKNSPEKSHKVVENTYVDDNNGPSSDGSFYKNTDARTTSRKSSVSSGRDLLSTRGSDRYGEWHTDLLDCCSEPSLCLKTFFYPCGTFSRIATVATNRDTSPAEACNDLMAYTLILSCCCYTCCVRRKLRKMLNITGGFVDDFLSHVMCCCCALVQEWREVEIRGVYGPEKTRTSPPPSQYMES